The Candidatus Scalindua japonica sequence TCCGTGCACTGGATACCGTAAGAATGAAAAACCAGCCTCGCTTTTCTTCAATGTCGAGGATAGAGGAGTGCTTCTTCCTGCGTCTGCTCAATCCGTTAGTTGGCCAATTTTCATATTAATTAAAAACCTGATAATTGAGAACTCATCATCCTGGACATTGCCCGCCGCTTTTTCGCGGCCAATTAAGGAGTGAACTACACTGAGAAGATCGGGTACTTTTTGAACTTCATCAATGACAAACGTGCGGCACTCTTCGTTGGCAAGCACAAGATCCTTTAGTCGTTCAGGGAAAGATCGATATTGGCGAAAGGCTTCAGGGTCAAGTAAATCGATTATTATTTATTGCGTTGGGATATGCCATTTTTAACCAGGTAGACTTTCCTGTACCTCTTGGTCCAAAAAGAAAAAAAGACTTATTTGAGGCCAGGAAAAACCGGCCAACTATTCCCCATTATCCCTTCGTTTTTGAATCTCCAGTTCAAAAGCTACAGCCTTATTAAAGCAAAAAAGCAAGGGTTTTCAAGGGGTTTTTGATGATTTTCCCTGTTCTAACTGGTTGTTCCTCCCCAGATACATGTTCCAACGTGCCCAGGCCCCCATAACGTTACAATGTTTCCTGATAAAATGCCTTTTCTTTCAAAATTCTAAATCTGTACTTTAAACACTATACCAGATGGTATTTGCATTCATACGCGGCATGTGCTAACCTAACCATTAAACCTATCCATTGAATACCTCCTTTTCTCCTTTAGGGCCACCATTGAATACACTAAGGAGTTTTCTTTTTATGCAGACGTTATTTATATAAACTAACAACAATTTAACACTAATCACGCTATAATCAAAACAATAATGTGTGTGTTTATCAGCAATTTGGAGAAACTATGTCAATTAAAGAGAATTTAGAAAAAGTAAAACAGAAGATTGCGTATGCTGCCGCAAAGGTTGGTAAGAAGCCGGAAGAGATTACATTGGTTATGGCCACAAAGACTGTTGACGCGGAGCGGATACGCGAGGCAGTAAAAAACGGTGGTCATGTTATCGCGGAAAATAAGATCCAGGAGGCTTTGAAGAAATATGATGTGTTAAAAGACGAGGATGCTGCCTGGCATTTTATTGGACATCTGCAGACCAATAAGGTTAAAGATGTGCTGAAGTTTGCTGATATGATCCACTCTGTAGACCGGATGGGCCTTGTTGAGAAATTAGATAAACGACTTATGAGTGAAGGCCGTTCGATGGACGTATTAATCCAGGTCAACACATCTTATGAAGAGAGTAAATACGGGGTTGCTCCGGAAGAGGCTATCTCTCTGGTCAGGGAAGCGTCACAATACGATACCCTGAACATCCGAGGACTGATGACTATCGGCCTCTTTACCGATGATGAGGTGAAGATACGGAAGTGTTTCAAGTTATTAAAAGGTATTCATGATTCTGTTATAAAAGAGGGTATTAAGGGTGTGGAGATGGAGTATCTTTCTATGGGAATGTCCGGTGATTATCATATTGCCATTGAGGAAGGGGCCAATATGGTGCGTGTGGGCACTGCTATCTTTGGAGCCAGGGACACTCCCGATGCTTATTACTGGCCTTCAGAGAAAACGGATAAATAGTGATGTAGTGCATAGTTTCAAGAAAGCCCACAAAAAAATATTTACGTGGTATTTTGTGATTTTCACGTGGAGCAGTAGTTACTATAGACACTAATTCAATATGCTTCCGGACTTTTATGTATGCAACCAAAGATATTTATTTTAAGATGTTTAAATTATTCTGTGCCAGGAAGACGGCGTATTGACTTCTGGAATAGCCATCCATCTGCTTATTAGATTTTTTGCACCATTTCTTCATCTCATCCAGATTAATATCTACTTTTACAACATTAAGTCCATCTTCTTTCATCTCATTTACCATTTTTTCGGCGTGTCCCAGCCACTCTTGATACGTACGTTCCAGTTTATCAGAGTCAGTTGAATAGTCTAAAAGCAGTTGCCATTGGTCTTTGCGGTACCAGGCAACAGCCATATTGGGTTTATCAGCCATAACTACTCTCCTTTTTACAGGATCAATAAAAATATAACTTGTAATTATTTAACAATGCATGGGCTGTTTCCCAAACAGCCTTTAATAAAGTTCAATTTGGAAAACGAAGCCTACAGACAGAAAATAGCTTTCCAAAACTGATACTACTTATGTTTTTTTAGTCGTCAACAAAAAAGTTATTACCTGTTAGAAGTAGTTCATTCCTGCAGGAAATCAGCTCTATCTATATTTTCATGTTTTGTAATGGCACATTTTTTCTTCTAAAAAAACATTATTTGTTGTGCAATAGGACACCGATAACAAAAGTATTAAAAGTTTTAAGGGTTAATAATTGATTTAAACATATTTTCTTCAATGACATAAAAGAATACAAATCAATGAGCTGTTTAATGGCACAAAAGTTGCAATCTAAAAAAATTCTAAGCTATGGTAGTTTTGTATATAAACAGAATGATATATTAAATAGTAAAATAATAGTAGTGAGGTGTCAATTGTGAGTAAAATAACTCTTGCCGGATTGTTAATCAAAGTCAAAAATATGCCCCCTTTGCCACAAAGTATTATACAAATACTTGAACTTACGAAAAACCCTGAATCTTCCGCAAATGATCTGGCAAAGGTTTTTGAACGTGATCCAAAATTAGCAGCAAATATACTTAAACTTGCAAACTCACCTTATTATGGTTTTTCTCGGACGATATCAACGATCTCTCATGCAATAGTCTGTCTTGGCATTGATACTATTAAAAGTATTGCATTAACTTCATCTACTCAGGAAATGTTGAATAATGAAATACCAGCGTATGCTCTTGAAAAGGGAATGTTATGGCAACACTCCATTGGTTGCGCGGTCTGCGCGAGAATAATTGCGAAGCGAATCGGGTTTAAGGAGTCTGAGGAGGCTTACATAGCTGGTCTATTACTTGATATTGGCAAAATAATACTAAGTAATTATGCTGAAGATCAATTTGTTGAAATAATTAAGAAATCAAAGAACGATAGAGTCCCATTTGATAGAGCAGAACAAGAGGTCCTTGGTTTTGATCACGCCAAAATAGGTGGAAAAATTATAAAAAAGTGGAATCTTCCACCTATTCTTGTGGATGCAGTACAATATCACCATCAGCCTGAAAAAGCGAAGACGCATAAAAAAATAACGTATATCGTACATCTTGCTGATTCCATTAGTTGTATGCTTGGAATTGGGCTTGGATGCGACGGCCTTATGTATGTTTTTGAAGAGAATACGCTCGATATTCTAGGTATTCATAAAGATGATTTAGAATTCATAATGAGCGAACTCGTCGATAAAGTTTTCGGCACAGAGCAGAGCTACAATAATCATGCTATTGAGCAGGAGTCTTTTGAAGAAGAGTGCCATATAATTACCGACTGATAGATAAACAACGAAAAGGATTTAAATGTAATTTCCCTTTATTTAATAGAGTTAAATATCTGATAATACAGAATCTACTATGCTAACTGTGAGGTCATGAACTTTTCTTTGTATCAGTGAGGTGCAGACCGCACTCCTTATGGTCGTCGTCAAGTTGATGGTTAAACCATCTCCAGCGTCCCGCACGGCGTGTTTCGTGAGGACTAATAGGGGTTGTACAGATAATGCATCCCAGCGAGGCGTAATGCCACCCATCCCTTTCCATTTCAAGTAATTTATGAATAGGTACATTATTATCTCTGACGTATTTCATAACCTTTTCTTCCGTCCAGGCAATCAGTGGTGTCACTTTGAGCAGCGGACGCTCTTTTCCGTCCTGTTGTTTATGTTGAACAATATCTACCCGTTTAATTTGAGATCTCGCGTTAGACTGGTCGGCCCGTAAACCTGTAATCCAAACGTCAAGTGTATCAAGGACCTTATCATTCGGGTTCACTTTACGTATCTTACAGCAATACTCCTGTTTTGCCTTGCTATCAAAAAAGATCATTTCTCCATGGTTACGGACCATCTTACTTACCGCATCAAAATCAGGTGCGGCTTTCTCGATATTGATGTTGTATTTTTTTTCCAACTCACGAAAAAGATCATATGTTTCGGGAAAAAGTCGCAGAGTATCTACCGTGTAAACACGAGGGGTTGAAATACCGGCACGAATTACCATGTCTATTAAGGCCACACCCGTCCATTGTCCACTGGTACCAATCGCAGCGCGTCTCCCAAACATGCGAAACAACTCCGCCATTAATTCACCAGGATCAGATATCTCTTCCAGCTTATCAACAAGTTTTTGATCGATCGATATATTATTCATTTTTTTTAACAATACATACTATCAAGTTTATACAATAATTGTCAAATTTTATTGATTTATATTCCAATTTGTACTATTAAATGCTTATAAATAAATAATTTCAATGTTGATAACCCTTTAATACTGCTTAGAACAACGTCGCATCGAGCGGAGTCCAAGGGTAGTTATTTTTCTACCCCTTATATAATTATCTTTATATGAAAATTTGCCTGGCTCAAATAAATCCGACTGTAGGTGCGTTTAAGCAGAACACACGGAAGATCTGTAAGTTTATAAATACCGCAGGAAAGATGGGGGCTGATCTGGTTATATTTCCGGAAATGAGCGTTGTGGGTTACCCACCTAAGGATTTGCTGGAACTTTCCGAATTTGTAGATAGCAATCTGAAAGCATTGGATGAGATAAAAAACAGTGTAACAGGTATTTCGGCTATTGTAGGTTTTGTTGACAGAAATATGGCAGAGCGTGGTAAAGCGTTATATAATGCGGCGGCACACATAAGAAACGGGAAAATCGTCTCCCGGCACTATAAGTCTTTACTTCCTACTTATGATGTATTTGATGAGGATAGGTACTTTGAGCCAACGCATGACGTCTCAATATCAATGATATCCGGCAGGAAATTTGGTATTTCAATTTGTGAGGATGTATGGGGCGCGGATATGGCCTGGCCAGGTATGATCCATCACAAAGACCCAGTTAAATGTATGGTAAAGCAGGGTGCAGAAATTATTGTAAATATTTCTGCATCACCTTTTACAATTGGCAAACAGGACGTAAGAGTGAAGATGTTGGCGGGTCATGCAAACAGGAATAATGTGCCAATTGTTTTTGTGAACCAGATTGGGGGCAATGACGATCTGGTATTTGATGGTAATAGCCTGGTAATTAATAAAAATGGAATTGTTGTGGACAAGGCTTCAGGTTTTAAAGAAGAGTTACTAATGGTTGAGTTAAAAGGCCAGGATGTTAGAGCATCTGTGGGAAAATCTAAACCTGCCGGAACAGCGTCTCAACCCGGGACTGGAGATAGTGAGATTGAATCAGTATATAAAGCTTTAATTCTGGGCACACGGGACTATGTAAAAAAATGTGGATTCAAAAAAACCGTAATTGGTCTGAGCGGAGGAATAGATTCTGCTGTTACCGCTGTAATTGCAACTAAAGCCCTTGGCAGGGACAAGGTGCTTGGTGTTACAATGCCTTCAAGCTTTTCTTCCAAAGGTAGTGTTGAAGACTCCAGGATTCTGGCAAAAAAACTCGGAATTGAGTGTAAGGTTATACCGATAAAGTCTGTATACAATGCGTATACCAAGGCCTTAAGTCGCGTATTTGCCGGGCTTCCATTTGATGTTACCGAGGAAAATCTGCAGGCACGCATAAGGGGTAAGATCCTGATGGCCATCTCAAATAAATACGGATATCTTGTTCTGACAACCGGGAACAAATCAGAACTTGCAGTTGGTTATTGTACGTTATATGGTGATATGTGCGGAGGGCTGGCAGTTATATCAGATATTCCGAAGACTATGGTTTATGATCTTGCCGAATACATCAATCGGAAAAAAGAGATTATTCCTACTGATACTATTAAAAAACCTCCGTCAGCCGAATTACGTCCAAATCAAAAGGACCAGGACTCATTACCTCCGTATGATGTTCTTGATATAGTGCTGAGGGCCTATGTTGAGGAATCAATGAACGTCAGTGATATCGTGGCAATGGGTTATGATGAGTCGCTTGTTAAAGACATTATCAGCAAGGTTGATAGAAATGAATATAAGAGGAAGCAGGCGGCTCCAGGACTCAAAGTTACCACAAAAGCCTTTGGGACGGGCAGGAGAA is a genomic window containing:
- a CDS encoding YggS family pyridoxal phosphate-dependent enzyme, with the translated sequence MSIKENLEKVKQKIAYAAAKVGKKPEEITLVMATKTVDAERIREAVKNGGHVIAENKIQEALKKYDVLKDEDAAWHFIGHLQTNKVKDVLKFADMIHSVDRMGLVEKLDKRLMSEGRSMDVLIQVNTSYEESKYGVAPEEAISLVREASQYDTLNIRGLMTIGLFTDDEVKIRKCFKLLKGIHDSVIKEGIKGVEMEYLSMGMSGDYHIAIEEGANMVRVGTAIFGARDTPDAYYWPSEKTDK
- a CDS encoding phosphoadenylyl-sulfate reductase: MNNISIDQKLVDKLEEISDPGELMAELFRMFGRRAAIGTSGQWTGVALIDMVIRAGISTPRVYTVDTLRLFPETYDLFRELEKKYNINIEKAAPDFDAVSKMVRNHGEMIFFDSKAKQEYCCKIRKVNPNDKVLDTLDVWITGLRADQSNARSQIKRVDIVQHKQQDGKERPLLKVTPLIAWTEEKVMKYVRDNNVPIHKLLEMERDGWHYASLGCIICTTPISPHETRRAGRWRWFNHQLDDDHKECGLHLTDTKKSS
- a CDS encoding HDOD domain-containing protein, which encodes MSKITLAGLLIKVKNMPPLPQSIIQILELTKNPESSANDLAKVFERDPKLAANILKLANSPYYGFSRTISTISHAIVCLGIDTIKSIALTSSTQEMLNNEIPAYALEKGMLWQHSIGCAVCARIIAKRIGFKESEEAYIAGLLLDIGKIILSNYAEDQFVEIIKKSKNDRVPFDRAEQEVLGFDHAKIGGKIIKKWNLPPILVDAVQYHHQPEKAKTHKKITYIVHLADSISCMLGIGLGCDGLMYVFEENTLDILGIHKDDLEFIMSELVDKVFGTEQSYNNHAIEQESFEEECHIITD
- a CDS encoding NAD+ synthase, with protein sequence MKICLAQINPTVGAFKQNTRKICKFINTAGKMGADLVIFPEMSVVGYPPKDLLELSEFVDSNLKALDEIKNSVTGISAIVGFVDRNMAERGKALYNAAAHIRNGKIVSRHYKSLLPTYDVFDEDRYFEPTHDVSISMISGRKFGISICEDVWGADMAWPGMIHHKDPVKCMVKQGAEIIVNISASPFTIGKQDVRVKMLAGHANRNNVPIVFVNQIGGNDDLVFDGNSLVINKNGIVVDKASGFKEELLMVELKGQDVRASVGKSKPAGTASQPGTGDSEIESVYKALILGTRDYVKKCGFKKTVIGLSGGIDSAVTAVIATKALGRDKVLGVTMPSSFSSKGSVEDSRILAKKLGIECKVIPIKSVYNAYTKALSRVFAGLPFDVTEENLQARIRGKILMAISNKYGYLVLTTGNKSELAVGYCTLYGDMCGGLAVISDIPKTMVYDLAEYINRKKEIIPTDTIKKPPSAELRPNQKDQDSLPPYDVLDIVLRAYVEESMNVSDIVAMGYDESLVKDIISKVDRNEYKRKQAAPGLKVTTKAFGTGRRMPLAQRYTRK